Within Alteromonas sp. LMIT006, the genomic segment ACAACTCAATGATCATGTCTGGGTTGGTACGAGAAATCAATAATTGCGGGCCACGTGCTTCCGGACGAATGGCATAAAGTAAGCCGCGAACACGATCACCTGGACGGAAGGTTTCGCGAGGCAACATATCGTCTTTATAAATAGCACCTTCTGCATTGTTACCTAAGTCAACAATAATCATATCACGAGTGGCTTTCTTAACCGTACCGGTGACAAGCTCACCGACTTTATCTTCGTATTCAGCAACCATTTGAGCACGTTCAGCTTCACGTACTTTTTGGAAAATAACTTGTTTAGCAAGTTGAGTAGTGATTCGGTCAAATGTTACTGACTCAATCTGTTCTTCGACGTAATCACCCGCTTGAATCTCTGGCTCATCGATTTGTGCTGCAGATAAAGTGATTTCTGCGTAAGGATTCTCTTGTTCTTGATCGTCCTCAATGACTAACCATCGACGGAAGGTATCAAAATCACCTGTTGCTCTGTCAATGCTTACACGCACTTCGATTTCGCCCTGGTTTTTCTTTTTAGTAGCAGTAGCTAACGCAAACTCAAGCGCCTCAAAAATGCTCTCTCTTGGCACCTGTTTCTCATTGGAAACTGCTTCAGCAACTAATAAGATTTCTTTACTCATAATGCTATATCCCGTTTCGTGCGTGCTACTTAAAAAGTTGGCACAACATTCGCTTTTTCTATGTTATTGATGGCCAATGTGTACTCTACACCATCGACGTTTATTGTAATATTTTGGTCATCCGCTTGCACAACTGTGCCCTTGAATTTACGGCGATTGTTTTCAACCGGCATTCGAGTTCGGCATTCGATCACTTCATTGATTACTTCAGCATAATGCGCCACAGTAAACAAAGGCCTATCCATACCTGGTGATGACACTTCTAGGTGATATTCAGTCGCAATCGGATCTTCAACATCTAATATTGCGCTGGCCTGATGTGATACATCCGCACAGTGATCCACCGAAATCCCCTCCGGGTGATCGATGAAAATTCGCAAAATAGAGTGTTTACCTGCTCGAACAAACTCCAAGCCATAAAATTCAAACCCCAACGACTCTGCGGCCGGAGCAAGCATTTCAGTGAGTTTTTGTTCTAATTGTGACGCCAATCTAATCTCCTAAATCAATTTTTCTGAGTCTAAAAACGAAAAAAGCCCCTTTCAAGCAGGGGCTTTTCAATACTTCTTGGACCCTAGTCCACCATCTATCTGAAAGATTTCAGATAACAATGTAAGTGGTTGCGGAGGCAGGATTTGAACCTACGACCTTCGGGTTATGAGCCCGACGAGCTACCAGGCTGCTCCACTCCGCGCTTGAAACCTGGATGAAAGACTTGCGCCTCTCAAGTGGTGCGTATTATACATCTCTAAACTTAGTTCGCAAGAGCAAAACCGTTTTATTTTGGATATTTTGATTGTTTGCCTATTAAGTGAACTATTTAAACTGTTCCATCTTGTTCGCCAGTTTAAAGTCTAATTCACTGATGCCGTCAACATCATGCGTCACCAAATCTACCTT encodes:
- the rimP gene encoding ribosome maturation factor RimP, with the protein product MASQLEQKLTEMLAPAAESLGFEFYGLEFVRAGKHSILRIFIDHPEGISVDHCADVSHQASAILDVEDPIATEYHLEVSSPGMDRPLFTVAHYAEVINEVIECRTRMPVENNRRKFKGTVVQADDQNITINVDGVEYTLAINNIEKANVVPTF